The proteins below come from a single Chloroflexota bacterium genomic window:
- a CDS encoding SDR family oxidoreductase has protein sequence MSSLFSLKDKVAIVTGGGRWTGRTIALEMAKAGADVVVCARTVEGIEEAAAEIRSLGRRSLAVQTDVRVKKQVDNLVKKTLAEFGRIDILVNNAGGGSMEKALELDGKGWDFMVRENLKSVFLCSKAVVGAMMKQGGGCIVNIASCEGVRAAPCNPAYGAAKAGVMNLTMTLAVDWAPYNIRVNAVAPGFIALPGLQEFLPFYPHLVNIYNKVPLKRAAKFEEIAGPVIFLASAAAGYTTGITIIVDGGMTSSTG, from the coding sequence GTGAGTTCGCTGTTTTCTCTGAAAGATAAGGTAGCTATTGTTACTGGGGGTGGCCGCTGGACAGGAAGGACTATTGCCCTGGAGATGGCTAAGGCCGGGGCTGATGTGGTGGTCTGTGCCCGAACTGTCGAGGGGATCGAAGAAGCGGCAGCAGAGATTCGCAGCCTGGGTCGCCGATCTCTGGCTGTTCAGACCGATGTTCGGGTGAAGAAGCAGGTGGACAACCTTGTGAAAAAGACCCTGGCTGAGTTCGGCCGTATCGACATCCTGGTTAACAACGCTGGTGGCGGCTCCATGGAGAAAGCCTTGGAGTTGGATGGAAAGGGTTGGGACTTCATGGTACGAGAAAACCTGAAGTCTGTATTCCTGTGCAGCAAGGCAGTGGTGGGCGCTATGATGAAACAGGGGGGTGGCTGTATTGTCAACATCGCTTCCTGCGAGGGCGTTCGGGCAGCCCCTTGCAATCCTGCCTACGGCGCAGCCAAAGCCGGAGTAATGAATCTCACCATGACCCTGGCAGTCGATTGGGCTCCTTACAATATCCGGGTCAACGCCGTAGCTCCGGGCTTCATTGCCCTCCCCGGTTTGCAGGAGTTTCTCCCCTTTTACCCTCACCTGGTGAACATCTACAATAAGGTTCCCTTGAAGCGGGCTGCGAAGTTTGAAGAGATAGCGGGACCGGTTATTTTCCTTGCTTCCGCTGCCGCAGGCTACACCACTGGCATAACGATTATCGTTGATGGCGGGATGACTAGCTCGACAGGATAG
- a CDS encoding Lrp/AsnC family transcriptional regulator: MVKMDANLDVIDLKILKEIRSNGRLPASHFARELGISETYACKRLQRLLDRKITRITAFANPLALGYRLMALTGIQVSPAKLRSVSDRLRDIPNVKLVTIAAGWQDIIIWSMFANASDLSIFLARELGSIPGIQSAETMMVIEWRVCLSPPHSHNWRIMSFSDALSSHSEPWRDRQEQKAPQAQQRDQDSGLSIDQLDLRILQELEEDGRQAVSHLAKKLGISWANASARLQRLLDKQITKVVAFASPLHLGYRTFGMVGIKVSPGDIDTVMDKVQTLPNVWSLIRVTGRYDVIVETMFPGPIGLSDFLAEELGPIPGIQSMETMVALDYRKMSFGDLASSYLQRTEQGI; the protein is encoded by the coding sequence GTGGTGAAAATGGACGCCAATTTGGATGTCATTGATCTGAAGATTCTGAAGGAGATCCGATCCAATGGTAGACTACCTGCATCACATTTCGCCAGAGAACTTGGAATCAGTGAGACCTATGCTTGCAAAAGGCTGCAAAGACTCCTGGATCGGAAGATCACCAGGATCACAGCCTTTGCCAACCCTTTGGCTTTGGGATACCGACTTATGGCGCTAACAGGAATCCAGGTATCACCGGCAAAGCTGCGTAGCGTTAGCGACAGGCTGCGGGACATCCCGAATGTGAAACTGGTGACCATAGCCGCTGGCTGGCAAGATATCATTATCTGGAGCATGTTTGCCAACGCGTCGGATCTTTCCATCTTCTTGGCCAGGGAATTGGGTAGCATCCCCGGCATTCAATCCGCCGAAACAATGATGGTCATCGAATGGCGCGTCTGCTTGTCACCACCGCATTCCCATAACTGGAGAATCATGTCTTTCTCAGACGCGCTCTCCTCTCATTCAGAGCCCTGGCGCGATCGACAAGAACAGAAGGCTCCTCAGGCTCAACAAAGAGACCAGGACTCAGGCCTCAGCATTGACCAACTTGATTTGAGGATTCTTCAGGAGCTGGAAGAGGACGGTCGCCAGGCGGTGTCGCATTTAGCCAAGAAGCTTGGCATAAGTTGGGCCAATGCATCTGCCAGACTACAGAGGCTTCTGGATAAGCAGATTACAAAGGTCGTTGCCTTTGCCAGCCCGCTCCATCTGGGGTATCGCACCTTCGGTATGGTAGGTATCAAAGTCTCACCGGGAGATATCGATACAGTCATGGATAAGGTTCAGACTCTGCCCAACGTATGGTCCTTGATCCGAGTGACTGGTCGCTATGATGTCATTGTTGAGACGATGTTTCCAGGCCCGATAGGCCTATCTGACTTCTTAGCAGAAGAACTGGGCCCCATCCCAGGCATCCAGTCCATGGAAACCATGGTCGCCCTCGACTATAGGAAAATGTCTTTTGGAGATCTGGCATCCTCATATTTGCAGCGCACTGAACAGGGTATATAG